In Ktedonobacterales bacterium, one genomic interval encodes:
- a CDS encoding SDR family oxidoreductase: MELRQAVVAITGASRGIGRETALAFAQAGAHIVGGSRDLVALAEVQAAALAAGAPGALMLPLDVCQAAACQQFIDQAVKTFGQIDILVNNAGLGYYGPVTATSDAEWDATIRTNVDGVFYCTRAALQPMLARGSGQITMLSSGLGKQARANQAAYCASKFAIQGFAEALRQEVQPQGIRVTLIAPGFVATEFRATHLNRPNVPPPEQMLTARDVAEAIVWAAQASATALPSEIVLLPGR; encoded by the coding sequence ATGGAGCTTCGCCAGGCGGTTGTGGCAATTACCGGCGCGAGCCGGGGCATTGGCCGCGAGACGGCGCTCGCCTTTGCGCAGGCAGGCGCACACATCGTCGGCGGCTCCCGCGACCTGGTCGCGCTGGCAGAGGTCCAGGCAGCCGCGCTGGCCGCAGGCGCGCCTGGCGCACTGATGCTGCCGCTGGATGTCTGTCAGGCGGCAGCGTGCCAGCAGTTTATCGATCAGGCTGTCAAAACTTTTGGGCAGATCGATATTCTCGTCAATAATGCGGGGCTGGGCTACTATGGCCCCGTCACCGCGACCAGCGATGCCGAATGGGACGCCACCATACGCACCAACGTAGACGGCGTGTTCTACTGCACGCGCGCGGCCCTGCAACCTATGCTCGCGCGCGGCTCCGGCCAGATCACCATGCTCTCATCGGGCCTGGGCAAACAGGCCCGCGCAAACCAGGCCGCCTACTGCGCCTCGAAGTTTGCCATCCAGGGCTTCGCCGAGGCGCTGCGCCAGGAAGTACAGCCCCAGGGGATTCGTGTAACGCTCATCGCCCCAGGCTTTGTCGCTACCGAGTTCCGCGCCACGCATCTCAACCGCCCTAACGTCCCCCCTCCAGAACAGATGCTCACTGCTCGTGATGTCGCTGAAGCCATCGTCTGGGCCGCCCAGGCATCCGCAACCGCGCTCCCCTCTGAAATCGTATTGCTGCCAGGAAGATAG